The Mercurialis annua linkage group LG7, ddMerAnnu1.2, whole genome shotgun sequence genome includes the window ttttaataaaaataacagtttttacggttcaattgatttaataatttatcGACTCATACAGTTTTTTCGattaagttaaatattttttatatcagGTTGAACCGGCCAGTCCAGTCCGGTTCTTAAAACGCTAGATGATTGTGAAGGTCACAAGTGGGCGCAGGATAAGCACGTGGGCATCTCCTTTCTCATTGCACGCTGCCACTTTGCCATGTAAATATtgcaaaatgaaaatgaaaatataaccTTAACCCTTATAGCccccatttttattttcattattcaactatgcattaaaaaaaaacaattaaatttccTTGTTACTTTTATATTTCCCTTACTACTATACTTAGCAAGATTCTTGCACTTCAGTTAGAGAGTGTTCTTTTTATTTGCTACGCATATCAAGAATCTTGGACTTAAAGGTGGTGTAATTTGTAATCTTTTATTTATCACCATTCTTTagtatttaaaattttctttattttataggcatgttctttaaatattttttgtttgattgatgAGTTGGTGTGGGAGGTTTTATAAGGTTAAGGTATTATCTGATCTTGATGGTTTGTGCATGTCCAAATCCTATGGAATTTGACTGATAggacatatttttaatttttttagtggtTTGATTTTCTGGATTTGCTTCATTTTCATAATTTATGTCACCAATTCTATCTGTCTGTACTTATATAAGGATTGGATTTGAtagctttttttatatatttttttctttaatgagTGAAAGTTACAGCTTTAAATAGGGTTTGTTGGTTCTACTAAATATTGAACAAATTGTTATGCAGGAAAATATTTCTTGCTTCTTGCTGTTTCTTGAAGATAAGGAGAAAAAATAAGCTTATTTATTCAAGAATGTTGGAAAATTAGTTATAATTCTTGAAAGGGCACAAAAAAACTCAAGAATTAGTGATGAAGTTTATGAAACTTGGATCTCGGCCGGATACTTTCTACACTGCTGAAGCTGTTAGGTATGATTATTAGTTCAGAATTTTCTTGGTGAAAGATTTCTTGAAAATTTTCTTGGTGAAGTTTAAGGTTTCTTGAATATTTTCTTGAAATGATGACAGAATTATTACTTGAATGCAGGTCTGTCTCCTCTGAAGTCTCTAGTGACCTTATAATTCAAGTGAAAGGAAGTAGATATTTGCTACATAaggtaaaattttatttgtttttcatgtCATTAATGAAAAAAGAgaagaattattaattttaattttaatcttgATTTTGATTTCTTGAATTTGGTTTTAACATTATGCAGTTTCCTCTGCTTTCGAAGTGTTTGAGATTACAGAGACTATGCTCTGAATCGCCCGAATCGTCGCAGCATCAGATACTGCAATTACCGGATTTTCCGGGCGGAATTGAGGCATTTGAAATCTGTGCAAAGTTCTGCTACGGTATAACAATTACTCTCAGCGCTTATAACATTATAGCTGCGAGATGTGCTGCTGAGTATTTGCAGATGACGGAAGATGTCGAAAAGGGTAATCTTATTTACAAGATTGAGGTTTTCTTCAATTCTTGCATACTTCAAGGTTGGAAAGATACAATTGTTACCTTACAAACCTCGAAAGCGTTTCCGTTATGGTCGGAAGACCTTGGAATTACGAGTAGATGCATCGACGCGATTGCCTCTAAAGTCGTGAATCACCCGTCGAAAGTAAATTTGTCACACAGTTATTCAAGAAGGGTAAGAGATGATGTGTCGTGTAATGGAACCGAGAGTCGGAGGCATAAGCCGACGAGCAACGGTTGGTGGGCCGAGGATATGGCGGAATTAGGGATAGATTTGTATTGGAGGACTATGATTGCTATTAAGTCTTGTGGGAAGATACCGTCTAATCTCATCGGTGACGCATTGAAACTTTATGCCGCGAGATGGCTCCCTAACATTTCGAGACCAGGAAATGCTAGTAATGGCACAAAAGGATCGGATTCGAATTCTGACTCGGATAATAATGAGATGAGTTCAAAGCATAGGTTGCTGTTAGAGTCAATAGTGAGTTTGTTACCGGCAGATAAGGGTTCTGTATCTTGCAGTTTCCTGCTGAAACTACTGAAAGCTGCAAATATTCTTAACGCTTCGAGTTCTTCGAAGATTGAATTGGCGAAACGAGTAGGGCTTCAATTAGAGGAAGCAACTGTTAGTGATTTATTAATACCCAACTTTTCATATGCAAATGCTACTATATATGATGTAGATATGGTGATGACCATATTGGAGCAGTTCATGTTACAAGGGCAAAGTCCTCCGACTACTCCTCCGAGATCCAAGTTCGGGTACGAAAGGCGAAGAAGGTCTCGTTCCGCCGAGAATATAGATTTGGAGTTTCAAGAAAGTAGAAGATCTTCTTCTGCATCCCACAGCTCCAAGTTGAAAGTAGCAAAGCTAGTGGATGGGTATCTTCAAGAGATTGCAAAAGATTTGAATTTGCCTCTTTCGAAATTTATTACCATTGCCGAGACCATTCCGGAGTTCGCAAGGCTTGATCATGATGACCTATACAGAGCTATTGACATTTATCTCAaggtaaaaaaaacataaaattatacaattttgATTCTGCAACAATTTTTTTACCATAATTAAGATGTTATTACATATTTCACGATCCGAGGAAGGTTCATTTCGGCCCTCTAACTAGGCATAAAAGATTAAAAGAGTTCAAATTCAGCTTGTCAATTTTAGGTCAGTTTACACCCTAATTTGATGTCATGTCTGTAAACTGACCTAAAATTGATAAGTTGCAGGTGTTTTTGTCGAAAATTACGAACATCGACTGTTTTAATCTATTGTGCAAAGTTGGAGAGGTGAAATGAACCTTTTTGTTTCACTATCATATTCCAGGATGTAGCTCACCATTGTTAGTTGGATAACCAACTCTGTTTCACATCAGGATCTTGTCACTAGGTGTGCATTTgatattttggttcggttttgataGTATAAAATGTCAAATAAGCCAAACCGAccatttttagtttgattttccGGTCAGTTTGGTTCGATGCACACTCCTACTAAGTACTCATCACACCCTTAAATTGATGGCAGTTAGGATTAGGCTGACCTTACAaatttagttataatttagttactttaattttattttttaacagcATTAGTCCTTTTTTTAACTATTCCAATGTTTCAGACACATCCAGACCTAAACAAAACCGAAAGAAAACGGCTGTGTCGAACCTTGGACTGCAAGAAACTAACTGTTGAAGCCTGTATGCATGCTGCACAAAATGAGTTACTCCCATTAAGAGTAGTAGTTCAAGTTCTATTTTTCGAGCAAGCACGAGCGGCTACAGCGGGCGGCGGCAAACTCGCCGATCTGCCTAGCAACATCAAGGCACTTTTAGCTACACACAACATTGATCCTTCAAGATCAACAGCAGCATTAAGCACCACTGCTAGCATTCCGGCAGAGGATCAATGGAGCGTCTCGGGACTTAAATCGCCTCGCTCTAGGCTCTCGACTCTACGGATGAAGTTAGCTGAGGATGATTATTTGGATGATAGCGATCTGCAATCGAATGGAACCGCTAGAAACTCTAAATTTAAAGCTTTTCGGGCTATTCCGGCTCAGCCTAAACGAATGTTCAGTAAGCTATTGTCAATCAATAGAAATTCTGCTGCCAGTGAAAAGAACTGAAATTTTTGTATGGTCATTTCAATTTCAACATGTAATTTGTAATTTGTAGCTGAAGAAAAAAACAATCTTAATGTGCAATATTGATGTAATCTAAGATAATAAGAATGAAGATTTTCAGGACAATTTGAAAAGAGAAAATACTATGGGACCACCAGCAGGGCCGGAAGGAATGACAAGAGTTCCTTCCTCTAATCGGAAGTTCGAGTTCGAATATGAAGcggttttttaaaatttaatagttcTATTCAATTCGAGTTGGATTAGTCGGAACAATGACTTCGGATATCAAACGGTActtgtagtttttttttgtgGGACCAAATTAAAAGTATTCTTTGGTGTTTGTCTAGAAATCTGAAGCACCTGCCTTTGTCTCTTTGTTGCATCTGCCTGGATCCTCTTTCACTTGTTTCATTACTgtaattagtaatattattattattattatttattatttgttatttatttcttattatgACTTTTGTCTGACATTATGCAGTGCTGTTATGCTGGAATATTTTCTTGTCTTATGCCTTTGTTTTGAAGCTAATAATTTCAGATGTCACTGAAATTCCACTGTATCACAATTCTATTTGGTATATGAGTTGTGAAATCATGAAGCCTGATTTCTTGTTGGGTCATGAAAATTCTTCATGTGATCAAAtcttgaatttttaattaaaataactgaTATCACATAAAGAATTTTGATACAATAATATGTAATTACTATATGGTGTAATATTAACATGAAAAACAGTAATTTAAATCCGGAAGAAGTACATTATATAAAGGAATTTAGGATAGTTTAAAACTTATTGACCATGACTTAACATAAAACGGGTATTTTGCGCGAGAACACAGACCGACTAATTTCCAGATTTCTTTACAAACAGCCAATCTTCGACTAACTCCTCTCTATCTCCCTTATTCACCTCCCTAAACTTCCTCATGACGTCAAAACAATCCGATCCAATAATAATATTTGATCTATCCTTAAGACAATTCAACGCGTTTCgattaataataatttctgCATTACCAGGAAAAAGGACCTGTTAAAAAGcatataatcaaaattttaagaaGAAATGAAGGTTCTCTGATTGTTACTAACTATGCAATTAGCTTAACCCTAATTAAAGCATATATCTTGGTCAATACAATTAATAGTACTGGAGTTGCATCTTCTTCAAAATCTATCAAAATTTGAGTTTGGTGAATGATTATTTGGTTTCGTAATTATCATAGTTGTACCATataaataactttaaaattttagataatctaattaattatatttcattAAGAGATAGAGCTTAGaccataaaaaaatgaaatattaatcAGTTATAAAGCATTAGTTAACATCATTGTTAGTGTGGCCATGATTGTTGTCATCATCATTGCCAGTCATTATAGTCATCATAAGTTCCCTCAAATAATTTCCTGTTTACAAGCACCTGCATGTCTCTTATATTGGCACTCCTCCACTACAACTAGGAATTTACAAATTcgaaaccaaatcaaaaaatcaaattaaattgaatcgataaatttataaaaaatatatttattttgtggtttatttaaatgttgaataaaaaataaatttagtttattcAATGTAATTCggattgaaataattaaatcataataaCCGAAATTGATTGATTCGGTTAATATACACATGTTCACTCTCTCGAGAGTTCATCTCTCTCCCTTCTCCCTAAAAATCATACACTAAAACCATTAACTTTCCGGTCTCTTTAACCGGAAAACCACCTCCTCCACTCCtttttgttctttattttttatttaataaagtttatttagatgatctttttaataaatcttCATTTTTAGATCTCTTTTTTTTAAAGGTTGAAGAAGTATATTATTTTAGAGGGAAAAAACCCCATCCTAATTTCATCTTGTAAATTTCTTCTAAAACCTAAagtttcttttgattttgaagaaatttaatttctttagaGAAGGTTTTTTTCTTTGGGAGTTGAAAACAACCTTCTAGCTTTAAtttgtgttaatttttttgagttgGGTATTTAAAAATGTTGTAGTTTACTTTCTTTAAAAGTTTGTGTTGGTGCCTAATAATGATGTTTGTTAGATCTAATTTTGTGGATCCACTTTGAAATAGCGAATGGAGCTTAAGAGCAA containing:
- the LOC126655888 gene encoding BTB/POZ domain-containing protein At1g67900: MKFMKLGSRPDTFYTAEAVRSVSSEVSSDLIIQVKGSRYLLHKFPLLSKCLRLQRLCSESPESSQHQILQLPDFPGGIEAFEICAKFCYGITITLSAYNIIAARCAAEYLQMTEDVEKGNLIYKIEVFFNSCILQGWKDTIVTLQTSKAFPLWSEDLGITSRCIDAIASKVVNHPSKVNLSHSYSRRVRDDVSCNGTESRRHKPTSNGWWAEDMAELGIDLYWRTMIAIKSCGKIPSNLIGDALKLYAARWLPNISRPGNASNGTKGSDSNSDSDNNEMSSKHRLLLESIVSLLPADKGSVSCSFLLKLLKAANILNASSSSKIELAKRVGLQLEEATVSDLLIPNFSYANATIYDVDMVMTILEQFMLQGQSPPTTPPRSKFGYERRRRSRSAENIDLEFQESRRSSSASHSSKLKVAKLVDGYLQEIAKDLNLPLSKFITIAETIPEFARLDHDDLYRAIDIYLKTHPDLNKTERKRLCRTLDCKKLTVEACMHAAQNELLPLRVVVQVLFFEQARAATAGGGKLADLPSNIKALLATHNIDPSRSTAALSTTASIPAEDQWSVSGLKSPRSRLSTLRMKLAEDDYLDDSDLQSNGTARNSKFKAFRAIPAQPKRMFSKLLSINRNSAASEKN